In Theileria equi strain WA chromosome 4 map unlocalized gcontig_1105316255033, whole genome shotgun sequence, the following are encoded in one genomic region:
- a CDS encoding ATP binding protein family member protein (encoded by transcript BEWA_015440A), with protein MRYAQIVLGPAGSGKTTYCKMFQEYLSACKRVCHIINLDPATEEGIVFDHEKKSKKPGQKKEEINPFDTDIRDFVDIGAVVEEEELGPNGALVRSAELLGENIEWLAEQIEETYGDEAYLLFDTPGQIELFIHIPYVKRITQLLQRLGINALAVFLLDVSFMTDPSKLISGSLAGLAAMVNLEMPHINILSKCDLLYDADTTGNINLKPFADVTSSTFGLSKHHLNFQKSIMSGEDCEDMNYGTLCTSINKSADDLVEALDAHLPPTYRRLNTAFASLLEDFDLVGFLPLNINDELSLEQILVATDVALQYGEEAEPSAKFDLSDTI; from the exons ATGAGATACGCACAGATAGTACTGGGTCCTGCTGGCAGCGGTAAGACCACATACTGTAAGATGTTCCAGGAATATCTGTCGGCTTGCAAACGTGTTTGCCATATCATCAACCTGGATCCTGCTACAGAGGAAGGTATCGTCTTTGATCATGAAAAAAAGTCAAAGAAACCGGGACAGAAGAAGGAAG AGATTAACCCATTCGATACCGATATACGTGATTTTGTGGATATTGGAGCAGTTGtagaagaggaagaattgGGACCAAATGGAGCGCTCGTCCGCAGTGCCGAGCTCCTTGGCGAAAATATAGAATGGTTGGCAGAACAGATTGAAGAGACTTATGGTGATGAAGCATATCTACTATTTGATACTCCCGGTCAAATTGAGCTTTTTATACACATTCCTTATGTAAAGAGGATAACACAGCTTTTACAAAGATTAGGAATAAATGCCCTTGCAGTATTCTTGCTTGATGTAAGCTTTATGACTGATCCGTCCAAGCTCATTTCTGGGTCATTGGCTGGTCTTGCAGCAATGGTTAATTTGGAAATGCCacatataaacattttatCAAAGTGCGATCTGCTCTATGATGCGGATACTACAGGGAATATTAACCTAAAACCATTTGCAGATGTTACTAGCAGCACATTTGGGCTTTCAAAACACCATTTAAACTTTCAAAAGTCTATAATGTCTGGTGAGGATTGTGAAGATATGAATTATGGCACTCTTTGTACTTCAATCAATAAGAGCGCAGACGACTTGGTGGAAGCATTAGATGCTCACTTACCACCAACGTATAGGAGGTTAAACACTGCGTTTGCATCCCTGTTGGAGGATTTCGATTTGGTTGgatttcttcctttgaaCATAAACGATGAGCTTTCACTCGAACAGATTTTGGTTGCTACAGATGTTGCCCTGCAGTACGGAGAAGAAGCTGAACCATCTGCGAAATTTGACCTTTCAGATACTATTTAG
- a CDS encoding conserved hypothetical protein (encoded by transcript BEWA_015430A), producing the protein MSVSQSSIRSSRFFADCQSASEGFLHKSCLTQQNKSKKKKRIKITENKETLSVIRGLISCCLGNRQSTDLSNISFMGYDLGDVFEDASTVDTVSELESLPSSRKATVYLHMHAHAIPQATWAIEPSRKFKSAEIKLPEARWLLLSWASRIIRGDSVNKSLLNSLVSECTSKHKKVEFMSNTIIKTFPGLELAEEIQEMGAMDFSVAIDTMMITLNDYVGIDKNTFLFIVKKECCYGVYHIHRGNRNYTQNVLIGACKDLIIFEIQLFEKNGIYYFSRMLSFNGFV; encoded by the exons ATGTCAGTATCGCAATCGTCTATACGCTCCAGTCGCTTCTTTGCCGACTGCCAAAGCGCATCGGAAGGCTTCCTACACAAAAGTTGTCTAACACAGCAAAACAAAAgcaagaagaagaaaaggattAAAATTACAGAAAATAAAGAGACTCTAAGTGTCATCCGAGGGCTAATATCATGCTGTCTCGGAAATCGACAAAGCACAGACCTCTCAAACATCTCTTTCATGG GTTATGACTTGGGTGATGTGTTCGAGGATGCTAGCACGGTGGACACCGTTTCGGAACTAGAGTCTTTGCCTTCCTCGAGAAAAGCAACTGTATATCTACACATGCATGCTCATGCTATTCCACAGGCAACTTGGGCTATTGAACCATCGAGGAAATTCAAATCAGCTGAGATAAAACTCCCAGAAGCTAGATGGCTGCTCCTATCATGGGCATCGAGAATAATAAGAGGAGATTCTGTCAACAAATCACTCCTCAATTCACTTGTCTCCGAGTGCACAAGCAAGCATAAAAAGGTCGAATTCATGTCAAACACTATCATCAAAACATTTCCTGGTCTAGAACTTGCG GAGGAAATACAAGAAATGGGCGCAATGGATTTCTCGGTAGCCATTGACACAATGATGATCACATTGAATGACTATGTTGGAATCGACAAAAATACATTTTTGTTCATTGTAAAGAAGGAGTGTTGCTACGGAGTATATCATATCCACAGAGGTAATAGAAATTATACCCAAAATGTGTTAATAGGGGCGTGCAAGGATCTTATAATTTTCGAAATACAACTCTTTGAAAAAAACGGCATCTACTACTTTTCTCGCATGTTATCATTCAACGGGTTTGTTTAG